A portion of the Nitrospirota bacterium genome contains these proteins:
- a CDS encoding PEGA domain-containing protein, translated as MRRLHRLAIGVAALGLAGCATTYPVLFKSDPPEAQVYLNDIPIGKTPVAWDFPAIEHNEATLRVEKEGYKPMEREIRAESLSAHPWRTFSYSLLGGVGVVFAPTFEEEYSADLIPTDSTEEYPSPSNERRTSVRRHVVGLQYGEHVPPKSAYFHRNEAYFKPGQLNAFLLQLSYHVLYAPRLALGFDLGTSEGDQEFRNNNDSLGRLEIFRTVLFASHRFYLLRGDHDLYPYVGAGLFGLLKTVSFQNLLPESQEVAEPDVDRDVFGFGGGLGYAYAVTPMVHVTVDARYTYALAKNVNALGDNLDLGGFQFVVGPEWRF; from the coding sequence ATGCGCAGGCTCCATAGGCTCGCCATCGGGGTCGCAGCCCTCGGCCTCGCGGGCTGCGCAACGACCTACCCGGTTCTTTTCAAATCGGACCCGCCCGAGGCGCAGGTCTACCTGAACGATATCCCCATCGGAAAGACACCGGTGGCGTGGGACTTCCCGGCGATCGAACACAATGAAGCGACACTCCGCGTGGAAAAAGAAGGCTACAAGCCCATGGAGCGAGAGATCCGGGCCGAGAGCCTAAGCGCCCACCCGTGGAGAACATTCAGTTATTCGCTGCTCGGCGGCGTCGGCGTGGTGTTCGCGCCGACGTTTGAGGAGGAATACTCCGCCGATCTCATTCCGACGGACTCCACAGAAGAGTATCCATCTCCTTCCAATGAGCGCCGAACCTCGGTGCGCAGGCACGTGGTCGGCCTCCAATACGGCGAGCACGTTCCGCCGAAAAGCGCCTACTTCCATCGAAACGAAGCCTATTTCAAGCCCGGCCAACTCAACGCATTCCTGTTGCAACTCAGCTATCACGTCCTGTATGCGCCGCGACTGGCGCTGGGTTTCGATCTTGGTACTTCAGAGGGCGACCAGGAATTCCGAAACAACAATGACTCGCTGGGCCGCCTGGAGATTTTCCGGACGGTCCTGTTCGCGTCTCATCGGTTCTACCTCCTCCGCGGTGACCACGATCTCTATCCTTACGTCGGCGCCGGTTTGTTCGGGCTGCTCAAGACCGTGAGTTTCCAAAACCTCCTCCCCGAGTCCCAAGAGGTGGCCGAACCGGACGTAGATCGCGACGTCTTCGGCTTCGGCGGTGGCTTGGGCTATGCCTATGCCGTCACCCCTATGGTTCATGTGACCGTCGACGCACGCTACACCTACGCGCTCGCGAAAAACGTCAACGCGCTGGGTGACAACCTCGATCTCGGCGGCTTCCAATTCGTGGTGGGTCCCGAATGGCGCTTCTGA
- a CDS encoding Ig-like domain-containing protein, which yields MMRGWVLFLLRGLAVMVTCLVPRLSHALLNTTWSKTDLTAQTYPRGKTHAVVLQIKADNPDALAQTVTSITVTRVNGADTDIATVHLFLDNGDGSFSSSSDSELGTAGAFSGSTKTFGGLSVSIPAVTGSKTFFVTYDLSTSATNGATLSAKINATGDIAQNPDGVAGTFPLSSLGTAATGGHSVNTTLSFTQTAQPSGGKARSSITAPYTVTYSDGTAVSAFSTDPTIKLRTGSTDATATLVWEAVSAPAGQWRVRWTVPDIQASATDYNFQVQASTAASNGNSGPAAAVTSSNFIIDTGISFSVTAQPGNGMAGSTISADVTATHSQGGAAATNFSTAPTVKVFKGTVETAAATWAAANAAAGQYRLQWTVPNLQASGTDYKFILSAGSGTDSGNNGPAAAVSSSTFTVDTQLTFQVAAQPVTAAAGDSAAADFTVTVSLDNSKVAQFDTAPTVKVLSGASEVATATWSTLDSTAGSYRATWSIPAGQASGSDYSFQMAANSGARSGNQGPAATVSTNKFSITNASLVWKSLPITPQKIPGGRKAMPLLTLLAHNDDVNGHEVRQIVLTSKSSSDTAVSSIHLYLDDGDQTFKASSDRELGTPGSFESGKKTFDFSTIVAPAADVVFFFTADLAAGAKTGTQLGAILDQKGHVGLEAGVAAKGTFPIGSLETAHTVDTTLTVAILQPPSATVKGSTAQMQFSVALSDGTKLAALSQNPTVEVVQGSSRVAGAVVELLDKDKSIFVARWDTAAGDPPAGEGYTLVVRSNTAKDGENVGPAEDLRSPSFSLRADTASQMGFFNGNGLLGGCVASRMPLEVRVTDVQGNSVEGVSITFTLPAGSDPSARLESGIVNTAGDGVARANLVIAEKVGRNTIQATRERLAGSPLNFSVDGTACTADAATSTIEVEPDSIGADGVTPVQVVATIRDAFGNPVGGKTVGFRSDSENDVFVTLDEQPLLTDPPDAVTTNPDGEARIGLTSFEVHRSTITSFVVEDDVSPTAAAAVDFIALPENRLFQNYPNPFDPRAEATVIPFNLMEESQASLIIYDSTGRPVRTVFEGSSRPLGPQTEKWDGKDSRGRALGNGRYTALLKTRGYAASIDIVLLAGGKSCFIATAVFGSSTAPEVVSLRRFRDDILLTSAIGRRFVEFYYRTSPQIARWLQDKPALRSCLRFLLSLLSRLLHAATA from the coding sequence ATGATGAGGGGGTGGGTGTTATTTCTGTTGAGGGGACTGGCAGTCATGGTGACGTGTCTCGTCCCTCGTCTTTCCCACGCCCTTCTGAACACCACCTGGTCCAAGACCGACCTCACGGCGCAGACGTATCCGCGCGGAAAGACCCACGCCGTCGTCCTTCAGATCAAGGCGGACAATCCGGATGCCCTAGCCCAGACGGTCACCTCCATCACGGTCACGCGCGTGAACGGAGCGGACACAGACATCGCCACGGTTCATCTTTTTCTCGACAACGGCGACGGATCGTTCAGCTCTTCAAGCGACAGCGAGCTCGGGACGGCCGGCGCCTTCTCGGGAAGCACCAAAACTTTCGGTGGACTTTCCGTCTCCATCCCGGCGGTCACCGGCTCAAAGACTTTTTTCGTGACGTACGATCTCTCGACCTCCGCGACGAATGGGGCGACGCTGAGCGCCAAGATCAACGCCACGGGAGATATCGCGCAGAACCCCGACGGCGTTGCCGGCACGTTTCCGCTCTCCTCCCTGGGGACGGCGGCCACCGGTGGACACTCCGTCAATACGACGCTTTCCTTCACGCAGACGGCCCAGCCGTCCGGCGGCAAGGCGAGGTCGAGCATCACAGCGCCGTACACCGTAACGTACTCGGATGGGACGGCGGTGAGCGCCTTCAGCACGGATCCGACGATCAAGCTCCGCACGGGGAGCACCGACGCAACGGCGACGCTCGTGTGGGAGGCCGTCAGCGCGCCCGCCGGCCAGTGGAGAGTCCGATGGACGGTGCCGGACATCCAGGCGAGCGCGACGGACTACAACTTTCAAGTGCAGGCTTCGACGGCGGCTTCCAATGGCAACTCCGGTCCGGCGGCTGCGGTCACCTCGTCCAACTTCATCATCGACACGGGGATCTCATTCAGCGTGACGGCCCAGCCGGGGAATGGGATGGCGGGATCGACCATATCCGCGGATGTGACCGCCACGCACAGCCAGGGCGGCGCCGCGGCTACGAACTTTTCGACCGCACCCACGGTCAAAGTCTTCAAGGGGACGGTTGAGACGGCGGCCGCTACGTGGGCCGCGGCAAATGCGGCGGCCGGGCAATATCGTCTCCAATGGACGGTGCCGAATCTCCAAGCCTCGGGAACGGACTACAAATTCATCCTTTCAGCCGGCAGCGGCACCGATTCGGGGAACAACGGCCCGGCCGCGGCGGTTTCGAGTAGTACGTTCACCGTGGATACACAACTCACATTCCAGGTGGCCGCTCAACCTGTCACGGCAGCCGCCGGCGATTCCGCCGCGGCGGATTTCACGGTCACCGTTTCCCTCGACAATTCGAAGGTGGCCCAGTTCGACACGGCGCCGACGGTCAAGGTGCTCAGCGGAGCATCCGAGGTGGCCACCGCCACCTGGTCTACGCTGGATTCCACCGCGGGGAGTTACCGAGCCACGTGGTCCATCCCCGCGGGACAGGCAAGTGGTTCCGACTACTCCTTTCAGATGGCGGCCAATTCCGGAGCGCGGTCTGGAAACCAGGGTCCGGCGGCAACGGTAAGCACAAACAAGTTCTCCATCACGAACGCGTCGCTCGTTTGGAAATCTCTACCGATCACACCGCAGAAGATTCCCGGAGGTCGGAAGGCGATGCCGTTGCTCACGCTGCTGGCGCACAACGATGACGTGAACGGGCACGAGGTCAGGCAAATCGTCCTCACATCGAAGAGCTCGTCCGACACCGCCGTGTCGAGCATCCACCTATACCTCGATGACGGGGACCAAACGTTCAAGGCGTCATCCGACCGCGAGCTGGGAACGCCCGGGTCGTTCGAATCCGGGAAGAAGACGTTCGACTTTTCTACGATCGTGGCTCCAGCGGCCGATGTGGTATTTTTCTTCACGGCGGACTTGGCCGCGGGCGCAAAGACGGGAACGCAGCTCGGCGCCATCCTCGATCAAAAGGGGCACGTGGGACTTGAAGCAGGCGTTGCGGCAAAAGGCACCTTTCCCATCGGATCGCTGGAGACGGCGCACACGGTTGACACGACGTTGACCGTGGCCATACTCCAGCCGCCATCGGCCACCGTGAAAGGCTCAACGGCGCAAATGCAATTTTCGGTGGCGCTGTCGGATGGCACGAAGCTCGCCGCGCTCAGCCAGAACCCGACTGTGGAAGTGGTGCAGGGATCGTCTCGCGTGGCCGGAGCCGTGGTGGAGCTGTTGGACAAGGACAAATCCATTTTCGTGGCGCGATGGGACACGGCCGCCGGTGATCCGCCGGCGGGAGAGGGCTACACGCTGGTGGTCCGTTCGAACACGGCGAAGGACGGCGAAAACGTCGGCCCCGCGGAGGACCTTCGGAGCCCGTCGTTCAGTCTCCGCGCGGACACGGCCTCGCAGATGGGATTCTTCAACGGGAATGGTCTGCTTGGTGGATGCGTGGCCTCAAGAATGCCGTTGGAGGTCCGCGTGACCGATGTGCAGGGGAACAGCGTCGAAGGTGTGAGCATCACGTTCACGCTTCCGGCGGGTTCGGATCCCAGTGCACGGCTGGAGTCCGGTATCGTCAACACCGCGGGGGACGGTGTGGCGCGGGCCAATCTCGTCATCGCAGAAAAGGTTGGCCGAAACACCATCCAGGCCACGCGCGAAAGACTGGCCGGCAGCCCGCTTAATTTTTCTGTCGACGGCACGGCCTGCACAGCGGACGCGGCGACGTCCACCATCGAGGTCGAGCCGGATTCGATCGGGGCGGACGGCGTAACTCCGGTCCAAGTGGTCGCCACGATTCGGGATGCCTTCGGCAACCCTGTCGGAGGCAAGACGGTGGGCTTCCGGTCGGATTCCGAGAATGACGTGTTCGTTACGTTGGATGAGCAGCCGCTGTTGACCGATCCCCCCGATGCGGTCACCACCAACCCGGATGGGGAGGCGAGGATCGGTCTCACGTCCTTTGAAGTTCACCGCTCGACCATCACTTCCTTTGTGGTTGAGGACGATGTATCGCCCACGGCGGCCGCCGCCGTCGATTTCATCGCTCTCCCGGAAAATCGGTTGTTTCAGAACTATCCCAACCCATTCGATCCGAGAGCGGAGGCGACGGTGATTCCGTTCAACTTGATGGAAGAGTCGCAGGCTTCGCTTATCATTTACGATTCAACGGGTCGGCCCGTGCGCACCGTTTTTGAAGGTTCAAGCCGGCCGCTGGGTCCACAGACGGAGAAGTGGGACGGAAAAGACAGCCGAGGCCGGGCGCTCGGGAATGGGCGCTACACCGCGCTGCTGAAAACCCGCGGTTACGCGGCCTCCATCGACATCGTCCTTCTCGCCGGGGGCAAGAGCTGTTTCATCGCGACCGCCGTATTCGGATCGAGCACGGCCCCCGAGGTGGTGAGCCTGCGAAGATTCCGTGATGATATTCTGCTGACTTCCGCCATCGGTCGTCGTTTTGTTGAATTTTACTACCGAACTTCGCCGCAGATTGCGCGGTGGCTCCAGGACAAACCGGCCCTACGCTCATGCCTGCGATTCCTCCTCTCCCTTCTCTCACGTCTCCTACATGCAGCGACCGCATAG
- a CDS encoding tetratricopeptide repeat protein, translated as MQRPHRLAGWTVPILLALLPRVAGAFTTGARFLTLMDHPRAVAMGRAGAGLADDSRLVGRNPAALSASTRWEGGTCFAVPAADALGACGEAAWGHPWLGSFGAYLYAENAGEFPVKEDQAALPKSGGENREVVAGRFARDIIPTVSVGGTGKLFRQEILSVSSLGAAVDLGGVYRTPVENLQVGLAALNAGPAFRSGSARELPPSEFRIGLGYGLRRRDFPFLAGDAALAVDGALPLEGGFRLHAGAEYVLLELPRWIGWGPELSETARNNSEASFLDEWRRISFAARIGSEIAADRTVLSFGGGAGADGLSLDYSLSIEPIGSASHRMSLRYEWGAPTRKSAADVLYTLKKERMREQKQEIIRKAIDRTSRKFVRQALDQAEYQLGVARDLQAETLGLDSYQSASSLVEQAKSRVKEKQYDDAWILASQALLEALDLNEDLRRAAALSEARSQILAEQKTEAEKADREAKAKGRRGRRKPQAPPKLVEPPATETTVQLDEAQEKRHTEAERFYSKKDFEGAVKIWEEMARQIRGFKPILAGLSKSCRFLGLAAYRSGNYSEAAEWWQRGLKHDPLNPEMKTFLANVETKIETIRSIEAKTR; from the coding sequence ATGCAGCGACCGCATAGACTCGCAGGGTGGACCGTTCCGATCCTCCTCGCTCTCCTCCCGCGGGTCGCCGGGGCCTTCACCACGGGCGCGCGCTTCCTCACCTTGATGGATCATCCTCGAGCCGTGGCCATGGGCCGGGCCGGTGCCGGGCTGGCCGATGACTCCAGGTTGGTCGGGCGGAACCCCGCTGCGCTCTCCGCTTCGACTCGATGGGAAGGAGGAACTTGTTTCGCTGTTCCAGCGGCCGACGCGCTGGGAGCCTGCGGTGAGGCCGCGTGGGGTCATCCCTGGTTGGGATCGTTCGGTGCGTATCTGTACGCGGAGAACGCGGGAGAATTTCCCGTGAAGGAGGACCAAGCCGCCTTGCCGAAGAGCGGCGGGGAGAATCGGGAAGTCGTTGCCGGCCGATTCGCGCGGGACATTATCCCGACGGTCAGTGTCGGAGGCACCGGAAAACTGTTCAGGCAGGAAATCTTGTCTGTTTCTTCGTTGGGTGCGGCAGTCGATCTGGGCGGCGTCTATCGTACGCCCGTGGAAAATCTCCAGGTGGGCCTGGCCGCTCTCAACGCGGGGCCGGCCTTTCGTTCAGGTTCAGCCCGCGAGCTTCCTCCGAGTGAATTCCGGATCGGCCTGGGGTACGGCCTACGCCGTCGCGATTTTCCTTTTCTCGCCGGTGATGCCGCACTCGCGGTGGATGGGGCGCTTCCGCTGGAGGGAGGATTCCGCCTCCATGCAGGTGCCGAGTACGTCCTTCTCGAACTTCCGCGCTGGATCGGGTGGGGCCCCGAACTCTCGGAGACGGCTCGCAATAACTCGGAAGCGTCGTTTCTGGACGAATGGAGACGGATTTCTTTCGCCGCGCGGATCGGGAGCGAAATCGCAGCCGACCGGACGGTCCTCAGTTTCGGGGGGGGGGCGGGGGCCGACGGACTGTCGCTCGACTACAGTCTCAGCATCGAGCCGATCGGAAGCGCGTCCCACCGCATGTCGCTCCGCTACGAGTGGGGGGCGCCGACCCGAAAATCCGCCGCCGACGTTCTCTACACCCTCAAGAAAGAGCGGATGCGGGAACAGAAACAGGAGATCATCCGCAAGGCCATCGACAGGACCTCCCGCAAATTCGTCCGGCAAGCCCTCGACCAGGCGGAATATCAGCTCGGTGTGGCGCGCGATCTCCAGGCGGAAACGCTCGGCTTGGATTCGTACCAGTCGGCGTCCTCGCTCGTCGAGCAGGCCAAGAGTCGGGTCAAGGAGAAGCAATACGATGACGCGTGGATTCTTGCCTCTCAGGCGCTGCTTGAGGCCCTGGATCTCAACGAAGATCTTCGGCGGGCGGCAGCGCTCAGCGAGGCGCGATCACAAATACTCGCGGAACAGAAAACCGAGGCGGAGAAGGCCGATCGGGAGGCGAAAGCAAAGGGGAGGAGAGGGCGAAGGAAGCCGCAGGCGCCTCCCAAGCTTGTTGAACCGCCCGCCACGGAGACAACCGTCCAATTGGACGAGGCGCAGGAGAAACGTCACACCGAGGCCGAGCGGTTTTACTCGAAGAAGGACTTCGAGGGCGCCGTCAAGATCTGGGAGGAAATGGCCCGCCAGATTCGTGGGTTCAAGCCGATCCTCGCGGGTCTCAGTAAGTCCTGCCGATTTCTTGGGCTGGCGGCCTATCGATCCGGAAATTACAGTGAGGCCGCGGAATGGTGGCAAAGAGGGTTGAAGCACGATCCTCTCAATCCGGAGATGAAGACGTTTCTGGCCAATGTGGAGACCAAAATTGAAACCATCCGATCCATTGAAGCCAAGACCCGGTAG
- a CDS encoding HAMP domain-containing protein produces the protein MKPRPGSAAEGKAPHGDPAPGSPARAAVNAAPPTVRFGLRAKFSLFMAGFTAVLVGLMAALVMRHESRLLERELRSRAQLVGHYLAENSRDALLIPDDLNLKLALDSFVASLSKEEDVLFANVLNHQNEIVVPMSEEGAAKRYVEPPGVQARASAGVAEVEVARWGRIYLVAAPVAEGGKTIGSVRVGFSREKIRKAIRESLAVLGAILAVLLVFGLVAATSLGRLLSTPIIRISQTLEKVGRGDLNVRVSQKGRDELGQLALTVNTMIQGLQEKELMRDAFGSYVAHEVADEILKKKNKLLGENVEITVLFSDIRNFTPLSESMDAPRLVGLLNRYFTRMVEVIHAHGGIVDKFIGDAIMAIYGAPLPKPDHAERAVQTAVDMIAALKELNAHLNGDGLPTLRIGVGIATGPVVAGSIGSQDRMQYTVIGDDVILAWRLQDLTKALKAQILISSRTKALISAGFATRLHPAQSVKGKKAATDVYEILPEGEGAAVTPTPEVEPVISPDDSPSRTVSESGARSEYEKAKSRLAEWQKRLPNPMADPTFAKSVALLREAKDLYLRKDYGACVEASRQVTQNFRADSGAN, from the coding sequence TTGAAGCCAAGACCCGGTAGCGCCGCGGAGGGGAAAGCCCCCCACGGCGATCCCGCGCCGGGGTCGCCCGCCCGCGCCGCCGTGAATGCCGCGCCTCCCACCGTGCGCTTCGGGCTTCGCGCAAAATTCTCCCTTTTCATGGCTGGCTTCACGGCGGTCCTCGTCGGGTTGATGGCGGCCTTGGTCATGCGACATGAGTCGCGTCTGCTCGAGCGCGAACTGCGATCAAGGGCGCAACTCGTGGGGCATTACCTGGCGGAGAACAGCCGGGATGCGCTCCTCATTCCCGACGACCTGAACTTGAAGCTGGCGCTCGATTCGTTCGTGGCCTCTCTCTCCAAAGAGGAAGACGTTCTGTTCGCCAACGTCCTTAACCACCAAAACGAGATCGTGGTTCCCATGTCGGAAGAGGGCGCGGCGAAGCGGTATGTCGAACCGCCGGGGGTTCAAGCCCGAGCATCAGCGGGAGTCGCCGAGGTGGAGGTGGCGCGGTGGGGCCGCATCTACCTCGTTGCCGCACCAGTGGCGGAGGGGGGAAAAACCATCGGCAGCGTGCGCGTCGGATTCAGCCGGGAAAAAATTCGCAAGGCTATTCGGGAATCGCTGGCCGTCCTCGGCGCCATCCTGGCCGTCCTTCTCGTGTTCGGCTTGGTCGCGGCGACTTCCCTGGGCCGTTTGCTTTCGACGCCGATCATCCGCATCTCTCAGACCTTGGAAAAAGTAGGGCGGGGCGACCTCAACGTCCGCGTATCGCAGAAAGGGCGGGATGAACTCGGTCAACTGGCCCTCACGGTCAACACCATGATCCAAGGCCTTCAGGAGAAAGAACTGATGCGCGATGCCTTCGGGAGCTACGTCGCTCACGAAGTGGCCGATGAGATACTCAAGAAGAAGAACAAGCTCCTCGGGGAGAATGTCGAAATCACGGTGCTGTTCTCCGACATCCGAAACTTCACCCCGCTGAGCGAATCCATGGACGCGCCCAGGCTGGTTGGCCTCCTCAACCGTTATTTCACTCGCATGGTAGAGGTTATCCACGCACACGGCGGGATCGTGGACAAGTTCATCGGCGACGCCATCATGGCCATCTACGGGGCGCCCCTTCCGAAGCCCGATCACGCCGAGCGCGCGGTGCAGACGGCGGTGGACATGATCGCCGCACTCAAGGAATTGAACGCTCATCTCAACGGCGATGGTCTGCCCACGCTCCGGATCGGTGTGGGCATCGCCACGGGGCCGGTGGTTGCCGGAAGCATCGGATCGCAGGATCGGATGCAGTACACCGTCATCGGCGACGACGTGATCCTCGCCTGGCGACTTCAGGATCTCACCAAGGCGCTGAAGGCTCAGATCCTCATTTCATCAAGGACGAAGGCTTTGATTTCCGCAGGCTTTGCCACGCGTCTCCACCCGGCCCAGTCGGTGAAAGGGAAAAAAGCCGCCACTGATGTATATGAAATTCTTCCGGAGGGGGAGGGCGCGGCCGTGACTCCGACCCCTGAAGTTGAGCCCGTGATCAGTCCGGACGATTCGCCGTCTCGCACCGTTTCGGAATCGGGCGCCCGTTCCGAGTACGAAAAGGCCAAATCCCGGCTGGCGGAGTGGCAGAAACGATTGCCCAACCCCATGGCCGATCCCACTTTTGCCAAGTCTGTCGCCCTGCTGCGGGAGGCCAAGGATCTCTATTTGAGGAAGGACTACGGAGCCTGCGTGGAAGCTTCGCGGCAGGTCACGCAGAACTTTCGAGCTGATTCAGGAGCGAATTGA
- a CDS encoding nucleotidyltransferase domain-containing protein, protein MTMDPERQIAAVVAHRMPSQPYRLFLFGSRAVGGATVRSDYDVGIWADHPIDLAVLSGIRGDLEDLPILQKVDLVDLGNVSPSFREAVLTTGRPLNDR, encoded by the coding sequence ATGACTATGGACCCGGAACGCCAAATCGCCGCGGTGGTGGCGCACAGGATGCCCTCGCAGCCCTACCGTCTGTTTCTGTTTGGATCCCGCGCAGTGGGAGGGGCTACGGTCCGATCGGACTATGACGTGGGCATTTGGGCGGACCACCCCATTGATCTCGCCGTGTTGTCCGGCATCCGCGGCGACCTGGAGGACCTTCCGATCCTCCAGAAGGTTGATTTGGTCGATCTCGGGAACGTTTCCCCATCGTTTCGAGAGGCCGTCCTCACCACCGGCCGGCCGCTGAATGACCGCTGA
- a CDS encoding response regulator has translation MTESPPTRPLRRWAASVAAAGAYVALFAFFYPRVGDATAALVNLPILVTAFLFGWRGGLAAGVLAVPLNAWLFQSHGVKAVGVFTEAWPAIVSWIVVGVGSGWMRDLYREVRTRRSESQAHREAESLRKQNRLVLDSVGEGIVGIDLTGAITLVNPAAANLLGYEEDELCGRPLHATVHHSHVDGSPYPADQCPILNVLRKGQTRRGRNEVYWKKDGTPLPVEFICTPMREDGVVRGAVVAFMDTSERGSLEAQLRQAQKMEAVGRLAGGVAHDFNNLLTVILGHTEIILRTMRQDDPIRKDIEGVRAAGVRAASLTRQLLAFSRQQVIRPKVVDLNESLKAIAQMLKRLIGEDLDLATDLKAHRAKVRIDPGQLEQVVMNLAVNARDAMPTGGRIQVGTTNVDLDEAYTREHEGARPGPYVMLSVSDTGLGMTPEVMAHLFEPFFTTKAPGEGTGLGLATVYGIVRQAGGNVGAYSERGKGSTFKVYLPLAGDALPSEVPGVKRSAAGGNETILLVEDDEMVRDLTRQLLRTKGYTVLESADGPSAIKLVESQAGRIHLLLTDVVMPVMNGRELAVSIRKLRPEIRVLYMSGYTERGAASLEGIEPGAAFLQKPFSLDLLSQKVRETLDVH, from the coding sequence ATGACAGAGAGTCCTCCCACCCGCCCCCTTCGCCGATGGGCGGCCTCGGTGGCTGCCGCCGGGGCGTACGTGGCCCTCTTCGCCTTTTTCTATCCGAGGGTGGGGGACGCCACGGCTGCCCTGGTCAATCTCCCCATCCTCGTCACGGCTTTCCTATTCGGATGGAGAGGCGGGCTCGCGGCCGGAGTACTGGCTGTCCCCCTCAATGCCTGGCTTTTCCAGAGTCATGGCGTGAAAGCCGTCGGCGTTTTCACGGAAGCGTGGCCGGCCATCGTGAGCTGGATCGTCGTCGGCGTGGGCTCCGGCTGGATGCGTGACCTCTACAGGGAAGTACGCACTCGAAGATCCGAAAGTCAGGCGCACCGGGAAGCCGAATCCCTCCGGAAGCAGAACCGGCTGGTACTCGACTCCGTCGGCGAAGGGATCGTGGGCATCGACCTGACCGGGGCCATCACGCTGGTGAACCCTGCGGCGGCAAACTTGCTCGGGTATGAAGAGGACGAGCTGTGCGGCCGGCCCCTGCACGCCACGGTCCACCACTCCCACGTCGATGGATCGCCTTACCCGGCGGACCAGTGCCCGATCCTAAATGTGCTGCGGAAGGGCCAGACCCGACGTGGCCGGAACGAGGTCTATTGGAAAAAGGACGGGACCCCCCTGCCCGTCGAATTCATCTGCACTCCGATGCGGGAGGATGGGGTCGTGCGGGGAGCCGTGGTGGCGTTCATGGATACTTCGGAGCGCGGCAGTCTCGAGGCCCAGCTCCGGCAGGCCCAGAAAATGGAGGCGGTGGGCCGATTGGCCGGCGGCGTGGCTCACGATTTCAACAATCTTCTGACCGTGATTCTGGGTCACACCGAAATCATACTCCGCACGATGCGTCAGGATGATCCCATCCGAAAGGATATCGAAGGGGTGCGAGCGGCGGGCGTCCGCGCCGCTTCCCTCACGCGCCAACTGCTCGCCTTCAGCCGACAGCAGGTCATCCGACCCAAAGTGGTCGACCTGAACGAATCGCTGAAAGCCATTGCCCAAATGCTCAAACGACTGATCGGAGAGGATTTGGACCTGGCCACCGATCTCAAGGCGCATCGCGCGAAGGTGCGAATCGACCCTGGTCAGTTGGAGCAGGTCGTCATGAACCTCGCCGTCAACGCCCGTGACGCCATGCCGACCGGCGGCCGAATCCAAGTGGGCACGACGAACGTGGATCTGGATGAGGCCTACACGCGGGAACATGAAGGAGCTCGTCCGGGCCCCTACGTGATGCTCTCCGTGAGCGATACCGGCCTCGGGATGACGCCGGAAGTCATGGCCCATCTCTTCGAGCCGTTTTTTACGACCAAGGCGCCGGGGGAAGGAACCGGGCTGGGGCTGGCCACCGTGTACGGCATCGTCCGGCAGGCGGGCGGGAATGTCGGGGCCTACAGCGAACGCGGAAAGGGATCGACCTTCAAAGTCTACCTCCCCCTCGCGGGCGACGCCCTCCCTTCGGAAGTTCCGGGAGTGAAGCGGAGCGCCGCCGGTGGGAACGAGACGATTCTGCTCGTCGAGGATGACGAAATGGTTCGAGACCTGACCCGCCAGTTGTTGCGGACGAAGGGTTACACGGTGCTGGAATCGGCGGATGGGCCATCGGCCATCAAGCTGGTCGAGAGCCAGGCGGGGAGGATTCACCTGCTGCTGACGGATGTGGTCATGCCGGTAATGAACGGACGCGAGTTGGCGGTGAGTATCCGGAAACTCCGACCGGAGATCCGCGTGCTGTACATGTCCGGCTACACCGAGCGGGGCGCAGCCTCGTTGGAGGGTATCGAGCCTGGCGCCGCGTTTCTCCAAAAGCCCTTCAGCCTCGATCTCCTCTCCCAAAAAGTCCGCGAAACTCTGGACGTGCACTAG
- a CDS encoding DUF374 domain-containing protein — protein sequence MLAAVTRWFQESLLPWLGALLIRSLRLTLRLHIAGEEHVRPYMERNRPIIIAFWHGQLLMMPYAYANRQASVLVSEHRDGRLIGNVIRHWGFNVAHGSRTRGGLGGFMSLVRSLKHGVTVAITPDGPRGPARRADPGTIMLGKAAEVPILPLAFGCSKKKSSARGTASPFPFHSPAPCFSGANP from the coding sequence ATGCTTGCCGCCGTTACTCGCTGGTTCCAGGAATCCCTCCTGCCGTGGCTGGGTGCCTTGTTGATTCGATCCTTGCGGCTCACGCTCCGGTTGCACATCGCCGGCGAGGAGCACGTGCGGCCCTACATGGAGCGGAACAGGCCCATCATCATCGCCTTCTGGCACGGCCAGCTTTTGATGATGCCCTATGCCTATGCGAATCGACAGGCGTCGGTTCTGGTCAGTGAGCACCGCGACGGGCGTCTGATCGGAAACGTCATTCGCCACTGGGGTTTCAATGTAGCGCACGGGTCCCGCACGCGGGGGGGACTCGGCGGCTTCATGTCCCTCGTCCGCTCCCTCAAACACGGCGTAACGGTTGCGATTACGCCGGACGGCCCACGCGGGCCGGCTCGTAGAGCCGACCCCGGCACGATCATGCTGGGCAAGGCCGCCGAGGTGCCCATTCTTCCCCTGGCGTTCGGTTGCTCAAAAAAAAAGTCCTCCGCACGTGGGACGGCTTCACCCTTCCCCTTCCATTCTCCCGCGCCGTGCTTCTCTGGGGCGAACCCCTAG